GGATTGTCAAAGGAATTTGAAATCAATCTATAAATTTTCGATAAATTTCTATTGTTGTAAAAAATAAAAAAGTAAAAAGAAAAAAACAACAAAATAGTAATAGAAAAAATAATAACTAAAATGATTGTCAATAAATCAATATAATTTTTATCAACTTTTATAAGCGCACCTGTATCTCGGATAAAATCTATAGCAAAATTGTTATTACCAAAAACAAGAGTTAAGAAAATTTCGAGTAAAATAAATGTTAAAATTGAAAAACTAAAGCAAAAAGTTGCAAATCATAACTCAAATTTACTTATTTTATAAATAATTTTAGATAAAAATTGTTTCAATTCGGGGTTTATTTCCTTCCCCTGCAAGTAAGAAGCATTGTTAATTTTTATTAGTTTTCTTAAAATATCAACGAGAATTTGCAAATAATCACAAACCAGCTTCAACTATATAGTCTTGATACTCCCTGCTAAGCTGTTGTTTTTTATATAAAGAAAACAAGGTAAAAAAATTTCTGAAGATAATAATTGTTAGCGAAATAAAAATCAAATAGGAAGCTAGTCTTACGAGAAATAATCCACCGTTGGTATTTATAAATTCAATTTTACTAAATGAAATTATATATATAATTACTATTGTTAAATAAAAAATAAAAGGTAAGACAATAATATGGAGAAATTTTCTATTAAACAGTTCCAAATAGCGCATGTAGAATTTTTGGTTCATGTTAATTTAATTAATATCCATTATTTTTATAATTTAACATTATTGTATCTTATAATATTAAGTACAAGTTAAAAAACAATAAAAAATTTTACCATCATATAAATTAGAAGAAAAAATTTATAAAACCGATAGAATCAAAGCCATATATAAAAAAGTAATTGTCTGAATTTTTCTATTAATTTAGCTAAAAAATTTAGTAAGTTAGGATATTATTTTTCCTGTAAATATAAACATTTTTTATTTAGTATTTAATTTTTATTTATAACTTTTTAGGGTATAATTTAATTAGTTTTGTGAAAAAGGGGGTTTAGTATAATGGCAGTACCATGGACTCCAAACCCATCAGTGAAGGTTCGAATCCTTTAACCCCCGCCAAAAAATTATTTTTAAAATACGAAAGGTGACAAGATGCAAACAAAATTCAAGAACAAAGCATATAATTTAGTTTCATCATTAATACAGCCAGGAGAAAAACTAGAATTTACCGTTAGTGATATAAATTTTGATGTTGTTGACTTTAAAAATTTTGGAAAAACAACGCTAATTTCGATTTTTCCGTCAATTAATACCAAAATTTGCGATGAACAAACAACATCCATCCGTGATTTATCAAGGAAATATTCACAATTTAGATTTATTTCAGTTTCACTTGATCTTCCTTCTGCGATTGCTCAGTGAAAAAATGCAAATTTATCTGAAAATATGGAGATATATTCTGACTATCGTTTGCGTAGTTTTGGATTAGCTACTGGATTTTTAATTGATGATGTATTTTTATTAAATCGTGGTTATATTATTGTTGACTCTGAAGGAAAAGTTTTAGTTGTTGAACCTAATTCTGATGTTCACGATCAAATTAATTTTGAACAATTAGAAAAACATCTTCAAAACCTTTCATAATTTTCTTAAAAACTTAAAAATTAATTTTTATTTACATATTCAAGAAATGCACATTTAATTGTGTATTTTTTATTTATTTTTTAAAAATAAAAAAAGTGGTATAATTTATAAGACAAAATAAAATAGGAATAACAATGAATAACCTTACAAAAATTCCCGCTGACCTAATAAATGAACGCCCTTTTAAAGAAGGTGAGGCTTTTTGGTTAATTCAGGATTGAATTCCAATTTATGCCCTCACAGTCGTTCTGGGTATGGTTGCGTCAATTATCACAATTTATTTTTTCTGAAAACGCGAAGGTTACAAATTTGATCATTTAGCCGCGCTGATTTTTATCACAATTCCTATTTCTATTGTTGGAGCTCGTTTTGGATATATTCTTGAGCGTTTAGTGGTTGGTGATTTAACATCATTACAACAGTGATGAAATATTCGCCAAGGTGGACTCTCAATTCAATGAGGGGTTATTTTTCCAACTGTTGCAAATTTAATTTATGCTTATCGAAAACGGGCTAGTTTTGATTGACGAAAAGCCTTTTCTTTTATCTTGCCAGCCGTTTTAATTGGTCAATTTTTAGGAAGATGAGGGAATTTTACAAATCACGAAGTCTACGGATTCCTTGATCCTGAAGGTAAAACCGTAAATTGATTAGGTGATTTTATTCGAAAAAATATGTTTATTGCCGATAAGCATGCACCAAATGGTCAACTCCGTGTTCCATTATTTTTCTATGAATCGCTAACTTCGCTATTTGGTTACTTGGTAATTGTATGAGTTTTAAACCTTTTTTCATGGCTAAAACCAGGTTCAACAGGGGCGCTATACATTTTATATTACGGAATTGTCCGGGCTTCTATGGAATTTTTACGGCAAGAATCATATGTTTATTATTTTGTAATTGCAATTTTGATGATAATTCTAGGAATTTTGTTGTTTATCCGCTTTCAATTTTTCGCAAATTACTATGTAAAAATAGAAAACAAAAAAGTAAAAATAGCATTTTTTGAAAGATACACAAAAGAAAACAGACGCTATATTGGTTTGCCTTGAACAAGATGAAATCGTAATCTTTCTGAGCCTGCAAAATCAGAACCAAAAACTTTAGAGGCTTAGCCAAAATTGAAATTTTACAACGGAAAACATTAGTTTTTAATGTTTTTTATAATTTAATATTATATAATTATTTATAATCATTAACATTTTATTCTTAAGGGGTTTAATCATGGAAAATTATGATGTTATAATAATCGGAGCAGGACCAGCTGGACTAACAACCGCTCTTTATGCTTCACGTGGTAATTTAAAAGTTCTAATTTTGGAAAAAGGAGCTCCAGGTGGGAAACTTGTTTCACAATCTAAAATTGAAAATTGACCTGGAGATGAGTTTATTGATGGTGCATCTTTAGCGCTAAGAATGTATAAACACTCACTAAAATTCGGGACAAAACACCGTTATTGTGAAGTTGATTATATTGAGTCTAACTCTCCTTTTGACCATAAAGTTATTTGTAAGGATGGCAAAACTTTCACAGCCAAATCCGTTGTTGTAGCTTCAGGAATGGTCGAAAGAAAACCGTTAGATATTAAAAATTACCTTGATTTTGAAGGTAAAGGTGTTTCTTATTGCGTTGTTTGCGATGGTCCTTTTTATGCTAACCAACCTTCAATTGTTATTGGGGGTGGAAATTCCGCTGTTGAGGAGTCAAGTTTTTTAGCTTCAATAGCTTCAAAAGTTTATGTTTTAGTTCGTGATGATAAATTTATTGCCGAGCCACTTTTAATAGAAGAACTCAAAAAAAACAAGAATGTTGAAATTTTATTTAATGCTAGAGTTTTAGAACTTCAAGGAGAAGGCGCGCTTGAATCAGCAATTATTGATCACAATGGTGAGCAAAAAACACTAGAAATTAAGTCACTTTTCCCATACATTGGTTTTTTGCCAGCTACTAGTTTTTTACAAAAAAACCATAAAGAAATTCTTGACAAATTTAATTTTATTACAGTCGACAAATACGGACAGTCAAAAATTCCTGGGGTTTATGCTGTTGGTGATGTTGTTACAAAAGAAATTAGACAAATTGTTACTGCTGCAAATGACGGTGCAATTGTTGGTAAAATTTTAACCAATCGAATTAAGTAAAAAAAGGTCTCTATATAGTGAAAATAGTTAAGAAATTTTCCAAAACAAAATTTTTAACAAAAAAATCAAAAATTTTACTAGGGCTTACTTTAAGCGCATCATTTCTTGGTGTTTTAGGAATTTCAGTCGGTATTTCTTATGGTTTTGGCTTAATTAAAAAAAATTCTTATCAGACAACTGTCGAGGATTTAAATAGAATAATAACTAAAATTAATGCTCTTAGTTTTAATGCCCAAAAAGTTTCACCTTTTTCTACTTATGCCTCACTAAAAGATGAGTGAAAAAAAATTCAAGACTCAACAGATCAAGGTGATTTTTTTGATCTTTTTAGCCTTGAACATAAAAGATTGCAACCATATAAGTTGCCAAACGGAATTTGGCTTGAGTTTGTAGATGTCCAACCAGATGATGCCAATCAACAATTTAATGTTGAATTTTTGCTCAAAACTTATAATCACTCAAGAATTATAAAATCTGATATAAGAACTGACAAAATTTCTATAAGTCCTAATTCAACTTTTTTTCTGGAAAATTTTTACCAAGCACTCCAAATAAATCTTCAAAATATTAGACCATTTTCTAGAGGTGAACAAAATAAAACCTCTCCTAACATTTGACTTGCAAGTGATTTTTTAGCACAAGCAAATTCTGAGCAAAGCGCAGAAAGTTTTATCAAAAAAGTTCATGATTTTTTTGACTTTGACTTTGAGTCAATTTTAACCAACAAAAACTTTGCTATTAAACACGAAAATAAGTTAATTTTTCCTTACACAATTGAAATTATAAAAAATAATAATAACACTTGAGTCCAACCTTCGCAATTGCATTCAGATTTTTTGGAAATACAAGGTAAAATTAGTTTTACACAGGAAGCCAAAGATATATTTCCAAAAAATTTTAATACAAATATTACTAAAAATTTTACTTTTTTACTATTTGATTCAGCTAAAAATAAATCTGCTTTTGCTGATCCTAAAGTTTTTATACAAATTCCAAAACTATCAGATCTAAAAATTGATCAATTTTCACACGAAAATCAAGAAAACAAAGTTGATATTTCGCAAAAATCAATATTTTCAGTTTATAACTCTCTTAAATATAAGGAAAATACAAGTACATTAAAAACACCTGAAGAAGCAAAAACAGTCCTTAATTCATTTATTAATGCAGATTTACAACTTGATTTTAGCGATTATGCTGACTTAGATCCACAAATTAAGCAAAAATTTGACTTTAATATTATAGTTGACAAAATTTATCTAGATTCAGACGAGCAGTCATCGCTAATTCGTATACCTTTTGAAATTTTTTATCCGCTTAATGATGATGGTTCGGAAAAATTAACTAAAACTTCAGAACTTGTTTTAAGAAATTTCAAAAATTCTGAATCCCAAGATGTTTCTACATTTAACCCTAAAAATTTTAGTCAAATTCCAGTTGTTAATTTAGATTATTTTACTGATAAAAATCCAACCCAAACCTTTTCATCTTTTGATTATGTTTCAAAAGATGAAATTCAAAAGTTAATTGATTTAAATTCACATGAAGAAATTTATAATATTTTAACAAACTCTTCAAAATTTAATCTTAATTTTCCTGAAACTGAAATTTTAAATTCCTGAACTTTTAAGTATGATTTTCCAACTATTTCTGAGTTTTCCAAAAGAACTTTAACTCCAACAACACTAGAAAATAACACAAATACTCGTGCTTTTTTTGAAAATAATCAAGAATTTATGTTTTTTGTAAAAAATACTTTGGCCTTACCTAAAGAAGAAGCCCAAAAATACCTTAGAATTCTTTTTAATTCTCTTGCGGGTATAAAATCTGATACTTTTGATGACAAACAGGAAAGTTCTGGAACTCAAAGTCTTGATTCAACCCCAAAAAATGAGACTATTAATGAGACTGGCGCCCCAGAAGCATCTGAATTTCAGGAAGCAGAAACCGTAAATACTGAAACCAACACAAATTCTCAAGGTTCTCAAAATTCTCAACAACCTGAAAATCAAGAAAACCAACAACCAAACACAGAAAATCAAACTCCTGAT
This sequence is a window from Mesomycoplasma ovipneumoniae. Protein-coding genes within it:
- a CDS encoding peroxiredoxin; the encoded protein is MQTKFKNKAYNLVSSLIQPGEKLEFTVSDINFDVVDFKNFGKTTLISIFPSINTKICDEQTTSIRDLSRKYSQFRFISVSLDLPSAIAQWKNANLSENMEIYSDYRLRSFGLATGFLIDDVFLLNRGYIIVDSEGKVLVVEPNSDVHDQINFEQLEKHLQNLS
- a CDS encoding prolipoprotein diacylglyceryl transferase, which codes for MNNLTKIPADLINERPFKEGEAFWLIQDWIPIYALTVVLGMVASIITIYFFWKREGYKFDHLAALIFITIPISIVGARFGYILERLVVGDLTSLQQWWNIRQGGLSIQWGVIFPTVANLIYAYRKRASFDWRKAFSFILPAVLIGQFLGRWGNFTNHEVYGFLDPEGKTVNWLGDFIRKNMFIADKHAPNGQLRVPLFFYESLTSLFGYLVIVWVLNLFSWLKPGSTGALYILYYGIVRASMEFLRQESYVYYFVIAILMIILGILLFIRFQFFANYYVKIENKKVKIAFFERYTKENRRYIGLPWTRWNRNLSEPAKSEPKTLEA
- a CDS encoding NAD(P)/FAD-dependent oxidoreductase, which gives rise to MENYDVIIIGAGPAGLTTALYASRGNLKVLILEKGAPGGKLVSQSKIENWPGDEFIDGASLALRMYKHSLKFGTKHRYCEVDYIESNSPFDHKVICKDGKTFTAKSVVVASGMVERKPLDIKNYLDFEGKGVSYCVVCDGPFYANQPSIVIGGGNSAVEESSFLASIASKVYVLVRDDKFIAEPLLIEELKKNKNVEILFNARVLELQGEGALESAIIDHNGEQKTLEIKSLFPYIGFLPATSFLQKNHKEILDKFNFITVDKYGQSKIPGVYAVGDVVTKEIRQIVTAANDGAIVGKILTNRIK
- a CDS encoding P97 family adhesin — encoded protein: MKIVKKFSKTKFLTKKSKILLGLTLSASFLGVLGISVGISYGFGLIKKNSYQTTVEDLNRIITKINALSFNAQKVSPFSTYASLKDEWKKIQDSTDQGDFFDLFSLEHKRLQPYKLPNGIWLEFVDVQPDDANQQFNVEFLLKTYNHSRIIKSDIRTDKISISPNSTFFLENFYQALQINLQNIRPFSRGEQNKTSPNIWLASDFLAQANSEQSAESFIKKVHDFFDFDFESILTNKNFAIKHENKLIFPYTIEIIKNNNNTWVQPSQLHSDFLEIQGKISFTQEAKDIFPKNFNTNITKNFTFLLFDSAKNKSAFADPKVFIQIPKLSDLKIDQFSHENQENKVDISQKSIFSVYNSLKYKENTSTLKTPEEAKTVLNSFINADLQLDFSDYADLDPQIKQKFDFNIIVDKIYLDSDEQSSLIRIPFEIFYPLNDDGSEKLTKTSELVLRNFKNSESQDVSTFNPKNFSQIPVVNLDYFTDKNPTQTFSSFDYVSKDEIQKLIDLNSHEEIYNILTNSSKFNLNFPETEILNSWTFKYDFPTISEFSKRTLTPTTLENNTNTRAFFENNQEFMFFVKNTLALPKEEAQKYLRILFNSLAGIKSDTFDDKQESSGTQSLDSTPKNETINETGAPEASEFQEAETVNTETNTNSQGSQNSQQPENQENQQPNTENQTPDTNLAPQTKTINDKIVSNLQNQYLITGFNDLISKIEALNENGQSKAELNAQTFSDLFIETYKDNNSVKQFETLGENLSYKIVFLANQNSEQIDSEQQSSTPTPVQVADQETSENDNNSQKEIFTLGYYYIFTSATNNKIVFRTPINSLKLDVFKSQNPQSEIETLSNVVLNFPQKLLQLELDESNFSTAVTFSKTAQEVLTSEFNNQDKDFKQTLESIKKLFGFSTFVQIYPLLNGNGLVYKKDNVFIDKFGNLKIRFSVKNLDSSEKSQIFIPNIVDNDQNNPDNSVQNPSSPQVSPSPPTPTTPAQTQQSTTQSSQQQLKNNLDPFAPQENEAKYPLIFTVIKPKRQLNRN